The following are from one region of the Gemmatimonadota bacterium genome:
- the glmS gene encoding glutamine--fructose-6-phosphate transaminase (isomerizing): MCGIVGYIGSNSPLPVLLEGLKRLEYRGYDSAGISILNGSGITTRKTAGKIVNLEKLIAGNGADLSGTVGIGHTRWATHGAPTTRNAHPHTGASGTIAVVHNGIIENWETLKRQLVEAGHVFETETDTEVLTQLVAHYFDGDLEEAVRRALKRVEGTYGIAVVSSEDPDRIIAARNGSPLVLGIGEKENFVASDVAAILHHTRQVIYLDDHEMAVVERDTFATTSLDRVSVQKEIEEIAWDLSAIEKGGYPHFMLKEIFEQPETVRNAMRGRFDEPTVSAHLGGLNMSIEEMRDVERIIITACGTSWHAGLIGEYMMEEMARIPVEVEYASEFRYRNPIITPNTVSVAISQSGETMDTLWAMREAKMKGANALGICNVVGSTIARESDGGVYIHAGPEIGVASTKAFTAQITVLALMALAFARLRGLDREVGRRFISEMQLLPERIQGILEKNDEILKIAEEYAGHDNFLYLGRGYNFPVALEGALKLKEISYIHAEGYPAAEMKHGPIALIDKNMPVVFIAPRDRAYEKVIGNIEEVRARSGRVIAIATEGETEITRKADHTILIPETIPCLMPILSVIPLQLLAYHVAVLRACDVDQPRNLAKSVTVE; the protein is encoded by the coding sequence ATGTGTGGAATCGTAGGATACATTGGATCCAACTCACCGCTTCCCGTCCTGCTGGAAGGGCTCAAGCGGCTGGAGTATCGCGGATACGACTCCGCCGGAATCAGTATTCTCAACGGCAGCGGCATCACCACGCGCAAGACGGCCGGGAAGATCGTAAACTTGGAGAAGCTGATCGCCGGGAACGGCGCGGATCTCTCCGGCACGGTCGGCATCGGGCACACGCGCTGGGCCACGCATGGCGCCCCCACCACTCGCAACGCTCACCCGCATACCGGCGCATCCGGCACGATCGCGGTGGTCCACAACGGGATCATCGAGAACTGGGAGACGCTGAAACGCCAACTGGTGGAAGCGGGCCATGTCTTTGAGACGGAGACGGACACGGAAGTTCTGACACAACTCGTGGCGCACTACTTCGACGGAGACCTGGAAGAGGCCGTTCGCCGGGCGCTGAAGCGTGTCGAAGGAACTTACGGGATTGCGGTCGTCAGTTCAGAGGATCCGGACAGGATCATTGCCGCGCGGAATGGAAGTCCCCTGGTGCTGGGCATCGGCGAGAAGGAGAACTTCGTCGCGTCGGATGTGGCGGCCATTCTTCATCACACTCGGCAGGTGATCTACCTGGACGATCACGAAATGGCGGTTGTGGAGCGGGACACCTTTGCCACAACAAGCCTCGACCGCGTCTCCGTGCAGAAGGAGATTGAGGAGATCGCGTGGGACTTGAGCGCGATCGAAAAGGGCGGCTATCCGCACTTCATGCTGAAGGAGATCTTCGAACAGCCGGAGACTGTGCGGAATGCCATGCGCGGGCGGTTCGACGAACCCACAGTGAGTGCGCACCTCGGCGGACTCAACATGAGCATCGAGGAGATGCGTGATGTTGAGCGCATCATCATTACCGCGTGCGGGACCTCGTGGCACGCGGGGCTCATTGGCGAGTACATGATGGAGGAGATGGCACGAATCCCGGTCGAGGTGGAGTACGCATCGGAGTTCCGCTACCGGAATCCCATCATCACGCCGAACACGGTCTCCGTGGCCATCAGCCAGTCCGGAGAGACCATGGATACTCTCTGGGCCATGCGCGAAGCCAAGATGAAGGGTGCAAACGCACTCGGGATCTGCAATGTCGTCGGGTCAACCATCGCCCGGGAGTCTGACGGCGGCGTGTACATTCACGCGGGTCCGGAGATCGGCGTGGCCAGCACAAAGGCATTTACGGCGCAGATTACGGTGCTGGCGCTGATGGCGCTGGCGTTTGCCCGCCTGCGCGGGCTGGACCGCGAGGTGGGGCGTCGCTTCATCTCGGAGATGCAGCTCCTGCCGGAACGGATTCAGGGAATCCTGGAGAAGAACGACGAGATTCTCAAGATCGCGGAAGAATACGCCGGGCACGACAACTTCCTCTACCTCGGGCGCGGCTACAACTTCCCCGTGGCGCTGGAGGGTGCGCTCAAACTGAAGGAGATCAGCTACATTCACGCGGAGGGTTATCCGGCGGCCGAGATGAAGCACGGCCCGATCGCGCTGATCGACAAGAACATGCCGGTGGTCTTTATCGCACCGCGTGACCGCGCTTACGAGAAGGTCATCGGGAACATCGAAGAGGTTCGTGCGCGGAGCGGCCGGGTGATCGCCATCGCGACGGAAGGGGAGACGGAGATCACGCGAAAGGCGGATCACACCATTCTGATCCCCGAGACGATTCCCTGCCTCATGCCCATTCTGTCGGTCATCCCGCTTCAGCTTCTTGCCTACCATGTGGCCGTCCTCAGGGCGTGCGATGTCGACCAACCCCGCAACCTCGCCAAGAGCGTGACCGTAGAGTAG
- a CDS encoding RidA family protein: MDRRIVSTESAPSAIGPYSQAVCAGGFVYTAGQIALDPESGVLVEGGMEAQTERVIQNLRAVLKAAGSSLDRVVKTTVYLKDMADFPAMNEVYGRHFSTGRPARATVAVAGLPMGVAVEIDAVATVD; the protein is encoded by the coding sequence ATGGACCGACGCATTGTCTCAACGGAATCCGCGCCGTCCGCTATCGGCCCCTACAGCCAGGCGGTCTGTGCGGGCGGGTTCGTGTACACCGCCGGGCAGATCGCGCTGGATCCGGAGTCGGGCGTGCTGGTGGAAGGCGGGATGGAGGCGCAGACCGAACGCGTGATCCAGAATCTGCGGGCCGTGCTGAAAGCGGCGGGGAGTTCGCTGGACCGTGTCGTGAAGACCACGGTCTATCTGAAGGACATGGCCGATTTCCCGGCGATGAACGAAGTGTACGGGCGGCATTTTTCCACCGGACGACCCGCGCGCGCGACCGTCGCGGTCGCGGGGCTTCCGATGGGGGTTGCGGTGGAAATCGACGCCGTAGCCACCGTGGATTGA
- a CDS encoding DUF5683 domain-containing protein, with product MAVAAWVLSMAALSSAAEVVEPPSPFARAVRSAVVPAWGQMTNDRPVKASVIFAVQAYLYTGILVESRRATDFQSRAVNAADAGTQAWLEDRAQEHFSRRRNLVFWSILGAFYSAVDAYIDAHLGDFEEDLEESRTLFAEVDPHEGTIAVGIAF from the coding sequence ATGGCCGTTGCGGCATGGGTGCTGAGCATGGCGGCACTCTCTTCCGCCGCGGAGGTCGTGGAACCGCCGAGCCCCTTCGCCCGCGCAGTGCGCAGCGCGGTGGTGCCCGCATGGGGGCAGATGACGAATGACCGGCCCGTCAAGGCATCCGTGATCTTTGCGGTGCAGGCGTATCTGTACACCGGGATTCTGGTGGAATCCCGCCGCGCGACGGACTTTCAGTCTCGCGCGGTGAACGCCGCGGACGCCGGGACGCAAGCGTGGCTGGAGGATCGCGCGCAGGAGCATTTCAGCCGACGGAGGAACCTGGTCTTCTGGTCGATTCTGGGAGCCTTCTACAGCGCGGTGGACGCATACATTGACGCTCACCTCGGAGACTTTGAGGAGGATCTGGAGGAGAGTCGCACATTGTTCGCGGAAGTGGACCCCCACGAGGGAACCATTGCGGTGGGGATCGCGTTTTAG